In Thermococcus alcaliphilus, the genomic window TAAGAAGAGCGTTGGCGGTGTCTATTATATCATTGGAAGTCGCTCCAAGATGGACGTATTTTCCATGCCCTCCACAAACCTCACTTAATGCCTTAACAACGGCCATTATATCGTGGTGAATCTCAGCCTCGATTTCCTTAACTCTCTCAACTTTTACCCATTTTGTGTTTGCCCTTTCGCTGATTATCCTCGCGCTCTCTTCGGGGATGTTGCCGAGCTTTGCATGGGCTCTTGCTAAGGCGGCCTCAACCTCAAGAAGTTTTTGGAGCTTATTTTCTTCCTCCCAAATGCGTTTCATTTCCTCACTACCGTACCTGTAATCAATTGGATGAATAGCCATCGTATCACCAATTTTTTGTAATAATCAACCTTAAAAAGATTTTCTAATGTACACAAAGATGTTAAAACTAAAACTCAACTTCTTGAGTTTTTAGGACATATTTGGAAACTCTGGTATTTAACCGAAAAGTATTTAACCACATATCCAAAGTTTGCTATTGACAAAACTTTCGGAGGGTGTCAAAAATGGCAGAGGAGCATGTTGTCTTCATAGGAAAGAAGCCTGTTATGAACTATGTATTGGCCGTAATAACCCAGTTCAACGAGGGTGCAAAGGAAGTTAGCATCAGAGCAAGAGGTAGGGCTATCAGCAGGGCCGTTGACGTTGCAGAGATCGTCAGGAACAGGTTCCTTCCAGAGGTTAGGGTTAAGGAGATAAAGATCGGCACAGAGGAGCTCCCAACAGCTGATGGAAGAACAGCCAACACTTCAACAATCGAGATCATCCTCGAGAAGCCATGAATTTAGCTTTTCTTTCCTTTTCATAACTTTACTCAGATTTTTACTTCAATCCCTTTTGAAGTGAAAACAAAGGTTTTAATATTTTTATTGCCAAATAATCTTGGTGTAGCAGGTGGAATTTGAAACAATTGATGTGAGAGATGAGAAGGCTAAAGAATTGGCTCAAATTCTTGCAAATGAAACTTCACTTCTAATACTGGGACTTCTGCAAGAAAAGACGCTCTCAATGTCAGAAATAGCAAGGGAGCTTGGAATCCCAATGTCAACTGTTTCCTATCACATAGATAAAATGGTAAGGGTAGGGCTTGTAGAAATTGCAGGGAAAAAATACGGGAAGAGGTTACAAGAGGTGAAGCTCTACAGGGCTGCATCAAAGCCAATTCTTCTGCTTCCTAGAGGAATGCCAGTCAAAAAACGTTTCCTAAGAGTTTTTGAGAAAATACAGATTATAAGCTTGGGAATAGCCGGGCTTCTAGCTTCGGGAGTTTATGTACTATTTGACAGGCTCCTCCAAGAAGAACCCCAATTAGTTGCCAAGAATGCAACATACGCTATTGAACGAGCCCCTTCTCCAGGGCTTGAGGGTATTAACGAAACGGTTACACCCAAGTTAGTTGAGAGTTCACCAATACCATACATTTTGGCGGTTTTAGTATTTGTGGTAGGGTTTTTCCTAGTTTCTCGATACCTAATGAAAAAGAAAATTTAATCCCAAAACATTTTTAAGTTTCTTATCGTAGTTCAACATGAATCAGGAGGGAATAACAATGATGCCAAAAATTACTGTGGAGCAAATAGTTAAAAGGAAGGCAGTTGTTGTTAGACCAACCGAAACTGTTGAAAAAGTTGCGAAAATTCTCGCAAGGAACAAAGTAAGCAGTGCGGTTGTCATGGACAAAGACGAGATAATAGGTATCGTTACGGACAGAGACATTCTCAACAAGGTAGTTGCCAAGGGGAAGGACCCTAAAGAGGTAAAAATCAGTGAGATAATGACAAAAGACCCCATAACGATAGAATACGACTATGACATTCAGGATGCAATCGAACTTATGATGGAAAAAGGAGTGAGGAGACTCCTTGTAACAAAGCTTGGAATGCCAATGGGCTTTGTAACGGCGGCAGATCTCCTTGCAGCGGTAAATGCCTACAATCACGAGGAAGAGGAAGCTGAAAAAGAAGAGGGAGAAGTTTACGGAATATGCGAGGTTTGTGGGCAGTATGCTCAGCTCCACAGGGTTGTCCACGAAGGCTATGAAAGATGGGTCTGCGAGAGCTGCAAAGACATGCTTGAAGGTTGAATACTCCTTCGATTATTTTTAAATCCGCTTTAGCTTAGCTTATATTCCCAAAGGTTTAAAACTCTTCTAAGGAATACACATCTAGAGGTGAGAAGATATGGAAAAGAAAACCGGAACAACCACCGTTGGAATTAAATTGAAAGATGGAGTAGTATTGGCAGCAGACACTCAAGCTTCTCTCGATCACATGGTGGAAACCCTCAACATAAAGAAAATTTTG contains:
- the albA gene encoding DNA-binding protein Alba; translation: MAEEHVVFIGKKPVMNYVLAVITQFNEGAKEVSIRARGRAISRAVDVAEIVRNRFLPEVRVKEIKIGTEELPTADGRTANTSTIEIILEKP
- a CDS encoding CBS domain-containing protein — its product is MMPKITVEQIVKRKAVVVRPTETVEKVAKILARNKVSSAVVMDKDEIIGIVTDRDILNKVVAKGKDPKEVKISEIMTKDPITIEYDYDIQDAIELMMEKGVRRLLVTKLGMPMGFVTAADLLAAVNAYNHEEEEAEKEEGEVYGICEVCGQYAQLHRVVHEGYERWVCESCKDMLEG
- a CDS encoding ArsR/SmtB family transcription factor; translated protein: MEFETIDVRDEKAKELAQILANETSLLILGLLQEKTLSMSEIARELGIPMSTVSYHIDKMVRVGLVEIAGKKYGKRLQEVKLYRAASKPILLLPRGMPVKKRFLRVFEKIQIISLGIAGLLASGVYVLFDRLLQEEPQLVAKNATYAIERAPSPGLEGINETVTPKLVESSPIPYILAVLVFVVGFFLVSRYLMKKKI